Proteins found in one Triticum aestivum cultivar Chinese Spring chromosome 4D, IWGSC CS RefSeq v2.1, whole genome shotgun sequence genomic segment:
- the LOC123097795 gene encoding lipid phosphate phosphatase gamma (The sequence of the model RefSeq protein was modified relative to this genomic sequence to represent the inferred CDS: added 88 bases not found in genome assembly) produces the protein MAPEPTQSGPSDSSVALGFSLYPTPTPRVYRPRPTSSGTRTRLHAPPEKRNAQIPYTRYPNRRREEKESELCGGAMSGAGEYQEMAASVPPALKAITLTHVRYHRGDRVGLFLAWVSLIPVFISLGGFISHFMFRRELQGICFALGLLVSQVLNELIKHSVAQSRPASCELLETCDSHGWPSSHAQYTFFFATYLSLFVLRRSPASRVMAAFSWPLAFLTMLSRVYLGYHTVPQVFAGAVVGLVFGAIWYWFANTILAQYFPMIEESAIGRWFYIKDTSHIQDVLKFEYDNARAARKKVATD, from the exons ACCGTCCACGCCCCACTTCTTCTGGCACGCGCACGCGTCTTCACGCCCCGCCCGAAAAGCGCAACGCGCAGATCCCCTATACGCGATACCCCAATCGAAGAAGAGAGGAAAAAGAAAGCGAGCTCTGCGGCGGAGCCATGTCCGGGGCCGGGGAGTACCAGGAGATGGCCGCGTCGGTGCCGCCGGCGCTCAAGGCCATCACGCTCACCCACGTCCGCTACCACCGGGGCGACAGGGTCGGCCTCTTCCTCGCGTGGGTCTCCCTAATCCCCGTCTTCATCAGCCTCGGCGGCTTCATCTCCCACTTCATGTTCCGCCGCGAGCTGCAGGGCATCTGCTTCGCCTTGGGGCTCCTCGTCTCGCAGGTCCTCAACGAGCTCATCAAGCACTCCGTCGCGCAGTCCCGCCCGGCCTCGTGCGAGCTGCTCGAGACCTGCGACTCCCACGGATGGCCGTCCAGCCACGCGCAGTACACCTTCTTCTTCGCCACGTACCTCTCGCTCTTCGTGCTCCGGAGGTCGCCGGCGAGCCGCGTCATGGCCGCCTTCTCATGGCCTCTCGCGTTCCTCACCATGCTCTCCAGGGTGTATCTCGGCTACCACACCGTCCCGCAG GTTTTCGCGGGAGCAGTAGTCGGCCTTGTATTTGGTGCTATCTGGTACTGGTTCGCCAACACCATTCTTGCTCAATACTTCCCAATGATTGAGGAGAGCGCAATTGGGAGGTGGTTTTATATCAAGGATACTTCACATATTCAAGATGTGCTCAAGTTTGAGTATGATAATGCAAGGGCGGCAAGGAAGAAAGTTGCTACTGATTGA